A segment of the Vibrio aquimaris genome:
TCATCTCCCGAGGTTAAGTGTTCATCCTCGGAATCATCTTCGACATAAATGCCCAACTGTTTCATCAGTACTTCGATACGAGCAAGTTTTTCATCAACATACTTCTGTAGACCAGCACCTAGGTTTTCACCATTATCAAGGCGGTCAAGCAAAACATTAAGCTGGGCATCATTTTCCAACATGTCTAATTCTTGCTCTGCATCTAGACGGCGCTGTGCCTTGGTCGATTTTTTGACCGTTTCCACTACCAATGGAATTTTCTTTTTGCTGCCCAAACGCGGATCACTTGCTTGACCAGACGATGTATGCGCTTGCTTCTTCGCTTCTGAATTACGATTTCCGGTTTTTAATCCTTTGCGCTTTTTATCTTTCTTACGCAAACGCCCTTCAACATCAGCTTGGGTCCGGTTACGCACCACAATCAGATCGCCATTACCACCTGATTTTACTTTTTTACTACGGCTCATTACTGGGGTTTCCTCAGTAGAATTACATCATTTCCAACAAATTCGAGTTTGAGCTTATCCCGCTCAGCCAAATACTTAAACGTATTGCGGCTAAAAAAGACCACATGAGTTGGGTCATTTTTATAGTGCCATTTTGCAAACGCCTCAACATCGATAACCATCTTGGTCATCAGGCCAATCCAGCCACCAGGCTTAACTAAATTTAACCATTGCTGCCACACCTTATCTGGATGATAGAGATGCTCAATCACTTCCGTGGCAGTCACAAAATCATAAGTACGCGCCAATACCTCAGAGCTAGGGTAATAATAAAGGTCGTACAAAGACATTTTATGTCCCTGCTCTTCTAACATCAAAGATAGCGTCGGGCCGGGTCCACAGCCAAAATCTAGGCCTTCTGAGCTAGGCTTTATGCGCTCTAGCATAGAATCGGCGATCCTTGATAAGAAGTTACGGTAGCCATCATCATTTGGATCGTTCTCATGCAGATCGTAGTGGGCTTTTTCCGCTTTTGCATCCAATCTTTGTTCAGGATCCACATAGACTAGTTCACATTCTTGACACTGAAGATAAGCACGACGTTTATCCTGATAATAATCCAAGAGTGCGGAACTATGGCAAAGTGGGCAGTAATTCATGATGGCATCCTTAAACAGGGATGCGAAACATACCAGAAACTGACGCCAGAGTGGAGCATTATTGGACAAATAATCATCAGTTGTGAAAAATATTCACCGCGAGTAAAGCAGCTTCTGGGGTTTAGAGTGCTCGTTATAATAAAGCGCTGAGTTGGTAGACTCCCAGATTGTATGATATGTCCAAGCTACACTGGCAAATCATTTTGAGTTTTAGAAACTATATATCTGGTTGAAATAAAAAAGCGATAGGAAATACCTATCGCTCTCTAAGCTTGCCGTGCGGCAATAATACGCAGTGATAAACTTGCGTTAAATGTCCATTTGTTATTAACGCTTTCCTTGCTAAAGATGTTGTTTTTCACCATCCTAGTGAATTTTAATCATCCTTTCACTTCCTGTCTCTGGGCTTTTCCTTAGCCTGATCCTTTTCGTTGTCTAAACCCTCAGACAAAGCGATCATCCCTATCATGTAGGCTTCCTGCTTACTACACTTCCTGAGTGATACAGGTGAATACTCAGCTGATTTGATTACTCTAACTTCTAACAAAATTAACGCAATCTAGATGAAGAAAAAAACACCCGCTTATAGAGATAAAGATATAAAACATTAAATTTCAAATGCTTATACTTATTCGATAGAAAAAAATGATAGCAACAAGCGCTAATATCTCACAGAATTATGAGACAGATAACTAACCCACATACATTGAGCAATGTGATATCACTCATCTGAAAAAGCCCAGACAAGTGTCTGGGCTTTTCAAAACCATAATTGCTCGAGCAAATAAATCAGTGTTAATGCAGGCCACCAACATATTTCGACAAAGTGTCTATGTCTTCATCAGTCAGTTTCTTAGCGATGTCACGCATCATGCCATTCATATCATTAGCACGATTACCGTCACGGAATTTTTCTAACTGAGCTTTGATGTAGTCAGCATGCTGACCAGAAATTTTAGGGAAACCTGAAAGCTCAGTACCATTCCCACGAGGGCCGTGACAAGCAATACAGGCGGTAAGACCGCGTTCAGCGTCACCTGCTGTGTATAAGGCTTTGCCCTTTTGCACAACGTTTTCTGGAGTGGTATTATTCGAAATCGGTAATGACGAGTAGTAGGCCGCAAGGTCCTTCATGTCCTGCTCAGATAGAGGCATGGCCATTCCACTCATGACAGGATCATAACGTCCTTGCTTACCGTTGCTGGTCATACCTAGCTTAAACTCTCTAAGCTGCTTCTCGATATATTTAGCATGTTGACCTGCAATCTTAGGATACATTGCGAGTTGACTGTTGCCGTCAGCACCATGACAAGCAACACAAGTTTGAGATTTTCCTTTTCCAGCTTCGATACTGCCTTGAGCCCATACAGAGCAGCTGGCTAAAAGACTCAAGATTAGCGCTAATTTATTCATGACATTCCATTATAATTATCAAGCTTCCAGTACCACTCTGCGTTGCCACTCATGGTACAATAGGCGACCTTATGCCGAGCACGGTTATTTTACACACTTTCATATAAAAGTAATCAATCGACGACACAAAGTCGAGATGGAGTTAACAGTGAACGTAAAAATTCATTATCAAAACACCCATTTCATCACCAGCGCACCTGATATTCGTCATCTGCCTGAGGATGAAGGTATCGAAGTTGCGTTCGCAGGACGCTCCAATGCAGGTAAATCGAGTTCATTAAATCGGTTAACCAACCAGAAAAGTTTAGCGAAAACCAGTAAAACACCAGGCCGAACACAATTAATCAACCTTTTTAAAGTGACAGAGGGCTGCCATATTGTTGATCTTCCGGGTTATGGTTTTGCTCAAGTCCCGCTTGAAATGAAGAAGAAATGGCAAAAATCTTTGGGAGAATACCTACAAAAACGTCAATGTTTAAAGGGACTTGTGGTATTGATGGATATTCGCCACCCGATGAAAGACCTTGACCAACAGTTGATCTATTGGGCAGTAGATAGCGGCAT
Coding sequences within it:
- a CDS encoding class I SAM-dependent methyltransferase, producing MNYCPLCHSSALLDYYQDKRRAYLQCQECELVYVDPEQRLDAKAEKAHYDLHENDPNDDGYRNFLSRIADSMLERIKPSSEGLDFGCGPGPTLSLMLEEQGHKMSLYDLYYYPSSEVLARTYDFVTATEVIEHLYHPDKVWQQWLNLVKPGGWIGLMTKMVIDVEAFAKWHYKNDPTHVVFFSRNTFKYLAERDKLKLEFVGNDVILLRKPQ
- a CDS encoding c-type cytochrome, yielding MNKLALILSLLASCSVWAQGSIEAGKGKSQTCVACHGADGNSQLAMYPKIAGQHAKYIEKQLREFKLGMTSNGKQGRYDPVMSGMAMPLSEQDMKDLAAYYSSLPISNNTTPENVVQKGKALYTAGDAERGLTACIACHGPRGNGTELSGFPKISGQHADYIKAQLEKFRDGNRANDMNGMMRDIAKKLTDEDIDTLSKYVGGLH
- the yihI gene encoding Der GTPase-activating protein YihI is translated as MSRSKKVKSGGNGDLIVVRNRTQADVEGRLRKKDKKRKGLKTGNRNSEAKKQAHTSSGQASDPRLGSKKKIPLVVETVKKSTKAQRRLDAEQELDMLENDAQLNVLLDRLDNGENLGAGLQKYVDEKLARIEVLMKQLGIYVEDDSEDEHLTSGDDVSSAKKKMTKQLSSDDELLSQFEDLDLNQFKG
- the yihA gene encoding ribosome biogenesis GTP-binding protein YihA/YsxC, translated to MNVKIHYQNTHFITSAPDIRHLPEDEGIEVAFAGRSNAGKSSSLNRLTNQKSLAKTSKTPGRTQLINLFKVTEGCHIVDLPGYGFAQVPLEMKKKWQKSLGEYLQKRQCLKGLVVLMDIRHPMKDLDQQLIYWAVDSGIPVQVLLTKADKLKSGARKAQVLKIKNEAVGFGGDVSVAAFSSLKGIGVDALRNKLDQWFAPALTEQLETDQDEQENSALDQGS